A genomic region of Pseudomonas sp. KU43P contains the following coding sequences:
- a CDS encoding glutathione S-transferase family protein, whose protein sequence is MIKLYNFPKSGHAHRIELMLSLLNLPAELVFVDLAKGAHKQPEFLALNPFGQVPVIDDNGTVIADSNAILVYLASTYDKQGRWLPHDPVSAARVQRWLSVAAGPVAFGPAAARLVTVFGASFNTDEVIGRAHTLLKIMDAELAKSPFLVGNQATIADVANYSYIAHAPEGNVSLEPYPHVRAWLERVEALPGFVAMPRTVVGLQTTA, encoded by the coding sequence ATGATCAAACTCTACAACTTCCCCAAGTCTGGCCACGCCCATCGCATCGAACTGATGCTCTCTCTGCTCAACCTGCCTGCCGAGCTGGTCTTCGTCGACCTGGCCAAAGGCGCGCACAAGCAGCCGGAATTCCTCGCGCTCAATCCATTCGGCCAGGTGCCGGTGATCGATGACAACGGCACCGTCATCGCTGATTCAAACGCCATTCTGGTCTACCTCGCCAGCACCTATGACAAGCAAGGCCGCTGGCTGCCCCATGACCCAGTCAGCGCCGCCCGCGTGCAACGCTGGCTGTCGGTCGCCGCCGGGCCAGTCGCCTTCGGGCCTGCCGCTGCACGGCTGGTCACGGTCTTCGGTGCCTCGTTCAACACCGACGAAGTGATTGGCCGCGCCCATACCCTGCTCAAAATCATGGATGCCGAATTGGCCAAGTCACCGTTCCTGGTCGGCAACCAAGCCACCATCGCCGATGTCGCCAACTACTCGTACATCGCCCATGCCCCGGAGGGCAACGTATCGCTGGAGCCATACCCGCATGTACGTGCCTGGCTGGAGCGTGTCGAAGCGCTGCCTGGTTTCGTTGCCATGCCGCGTACGGTCGTGGGCCTGCAAACCACCGCATGA
- a CDS encoding MBL fold metallo-hydrolase: MKAFLLLGVLLLMMPMANPAGESAPQRDGRFHNQASLPQDGVLKKLRIGLKYLFLRKPPETRPATAISVQPMTRQQVLDAPDHSLWRLGHSTVLLKLRGRYFITDPVFAERASPVQWAGPLRFHAPPLALDDLPPLTAVILSHDHFDHLDEQAIRRLALRAEHFLTPLGVGDLLVEWGVPANKVTQLDWWQETQVEGVRFIATPAQHFSGRGLFDSNRTLWASWVVIDEQLRVFFSGDTGYFDGFRQIGERFGPFDLTLVETGAYNLAWPNVHMQPEQSLQAHLDLRGRWMLPIHNGTFDLSIHGWQEPFERIVALASAAQVRLSTPQMGERVSLDSPHEGQNWWLPRPARERGRGGERALAGQ, encoded by the coding sequence ATGAAGGCTTTCCTCTTGCTCGGAGTGCTGCTGCTCATGATGCCCATGGCTAACCCCGCTGGTGAGTCGGCGCCTCAGCGGGACGGACGTTTTCACAATCAGGCCAGCCTACCCCAGGATGGGGTACTGAAGAAGTTGCGCATCGGCCTCAAGTATCTGTTCCTGCGCAAACCGCCCGAAACGCGGCCGGCGACGGCCATCAGCGTGCAGCCGATGACGCGCCAACAGGTCCTCGACGCGCCGGACCATAGTCTTTGGCGCCTGGGCCACTCCACGGTATTGCTCAAGCTGCGGGGGCGCTACTTCATTACCGACCCGGTGTTCGCCGAACGCGCCTCGCCGGTGCAATGGGCCGGGCCCCTGCGTTTCCATGCGCCGCCGTTGGCATTGGACGACTTGCCGCCGCTGACGGCGGTCATTCTCTCCCATGACCATTTCGATCACCTCGATGAGCAGGCTATCCGCCGCCTGGCATTGCGTGCCGAGCATTTCCTGACGCCACTTGGCGTGGGCGACCTGCTGGTCGAATGGGGGGTGCCGGCGAATAAGGTCACGCAGCTGGACTGGTGGCAGGAGACGCAGGTAGAAGGTGTGCGCTTCATTGCCACACCCGCCCAGCATTTTTCAGGGCGGGGGTTGTTCGACAGCAACCGGACACTGTGGGCGTCGTGGGTGGTGATCGATGAGCAGCTGCGCGTGTTCTTCAGCGGCGACACAGGTTACTTCGACGGTTTTCGCCAGATTGGTGAGCGCTTCGGGCCGTTCGACCTGACCCTGGTCGAAACCGGCGCCTACAACCTGGCCTGGCCCAACGTGCACATGCAGCCGGAGCAGAGCCTGCAAGCGCATCTGGACCTGCGTGGGCGCTGGATGCTGCCGATTCACAATGGCACTTTCGACCTTTCGATCCATGGCTGGCAGGAGCCGTTCGAGCGTATCGTCGCGCTGGCCAGTGCAGCGCAGGTGCGCCTGAGCACGCCCCAGATGGGCGAACGGGTGAGCCTCGATTCACCCCATGAAGGCCAGAACTGGTGGCTGCCACGCCCGGCGCGAGAGCGGGGCAGGGGCGGCGAACGCGCACTGGCGGGGCAGTGA
- a CDS encoding acetolactate synthase large subunit, with translation MAKAADVVVQCLENEGVEYVFGIPGEENLDLLESLRKSKIKLVLTRHEQSAGFMAATYGRLTGKTGVSLSTLGPGATNLVTASAYAYLGGMPMMMITGQKPIKKSKQGRFQIIDVCGMMDPITKYTHQFASADNIPSRMREAFRLAEEEKPGAVHLELPEDIAAEQTDAMPIPPSLHRRPLAEHVAIDAAIEKLRNARSPILVIGAGANRKMTAKVLKQLIDQTGIPFVTTQLGKGVVDERSPRFLGNAALSSGDFVHRAVEAADLIVNIGHDVIEKPPFFMVRGGTEVIHINFRSAEVDAVYFPQIEVIGDIANAVWQIGEGLGDTSHWDFTRLMAIREANEAQIAEGKDDDRFPVYPQRLVADVRRALPSEGIVALDNGIYKIWFARNYKAHKPNTVLLDNALATMGAGLPSAMAAHLVYPDRPVISVCGDGGFMMNSQELETAVRLGMHITVVILRDDGYGMIRWKQANMGFTDYGLDYGNPDFVKYAEAYGANGHRVESAEGLLPLLEHCIKTPGVHVIDCPVDYSENDRILNSELRERALAV, from the coding sequence ATGGCCAAGGCCGCCGATGTCGTTGTGCAATGCCTGGAAAACGAAGGTGTCGAGTATGTATTCGGCATTCCTGGCGAGGAAAACCTCGACCTGCTGGAATCCCTGCGCAAATCGAAGATCAAGCTGGTACTGACTCGCCACGAGCAGTCCGCAGGCTTCATGGCCGCCACCTACGGCCGCCTCACCGGCAAGACCGGCGTCAGCCTGTCGACCCTCGGCCCTGGTGCGACCAACCTGGTTACCGCCAGTGCCTACGCCTATCTCGGCGGCATGCCGATGATGATGATCACCGGCCAGAAGCCGATCAAGAAGTCCAAGCAAGGCCGCTTCCAGATCATCGACGTGTGCGGCATGATGGACCCCATCACCAAGTACACCCACCAGTTCGCTTCGGCCGACAACATTCCGTCGCGCATGCGTGAAGCCTTCCGCCTGGCCGAAGAAGAGAAGCCGGGTGCTGTCCATCTGGAACTGCCGGAAGACATCGCCGCCGAGCAGACCGACGCCATGCCGATCCCGCCAAGCCTGCACCGCCGCCCGCTGGCTGAGCACGTGGCTATCGACGCCGCCATCGAGAAACTGCGCAACGCCCGCAGCCCGATCCTGGTGATCGGCGCCGGCGCCAACCGCAAGATGACCGCCAAGGTTCTCAAGCAGCTGATCGACCAGACCGGTATCCCGTTCGTCACCACCCAGCTTGGCAAAGGCGTGGTTGATGAGCGCAGCCCGCGCTTCCTCGGCAACGCGGCGCTGTCCTCCGGTGACTTCGTGCACCGCGCCGTCGAAGCGGCCGACCTGATCGTCAACATCGGCCACGACGTGATCGAGAAGCCGCCGTTCTTCATGGTCCGTGGCGGCACCGAAGTCATCCACATCAACTTCCGCTCTGCCGAAGTCGATGCCGTGTACTTCCCGCAGATCGAAGTGATCGGCGACATCGCCAACGCTGTCTGGCAGATCGGCGAAGGCCTGGGCGATACCTCGCACTGGGACTTCACCCGCCTGATGGCTATCCGCGAAGCCAACGAAGCGCAAATCGCAGAGGGCAAGGACGACGACCGCTTCCCGGTCTACCCACAGCGCCTGGTCGCCGACGTGCGCCGCGCCCTGCCGTCCGAAGGCATCGTCGCTCTCGACAACGGCATCTACAAGATCTGGTTTGCCCGCAACTACAAGGCGCACAAGCCCAACACCGTGCTGCTGGACAACGCCCTGGCGACCATGGGCGCCGGCCTGCCATCGGCCATGGCCGCGCACCTGGTGTATCCGGACCGCCCGGTGATCTCGGTGTGTGGTGATGGCGGCTTCATGATGAACAGCCAGGAGCTGGAAACTGCGGTACGTCTGGGCATGCACATTACCGTGGTGATACTGCGTGACGACGGCTACGGCATGATCCGCTGGAAGCAGGCCAACATGGGCTTCACCGATTACGGCCTGGACTACGGCAACCCGGACTTCGTCAAATACGCCGAAGCCTACGGTGCCAATGGCCACCGCGTGGAAAGCGCCGAAGGCTTGCTGCCGCTGCTCGAGCACTGCATCAAGACCCCAGGCGTGCACGTGATCGACTGCCCGGTGGACTACAGCGAGAACGACCGCATCCTCAACAGCGAACTGCGTGAGCGCGCGCTGGCGGTGTAA
- a CDS encoding formate/nitrite transporter family protein, with amino-acid sequence MSDAQSDKTPGLSPDEEQEVSHNQPPRAAVLHEIIRAQGDQELERTLAALWWSALAAGLTMGLSFMAMGLFYSRLPEGETAQVIASLGYSAGFLAVILARQQLFTENTLTAVLPVMTTPTLANLGRLLRLWGVVLLGNLAGTLLVAWVMLELPIFDGKTDVAFLEVGRKVMKNDISQMFAKGIVSGWMIATMVWMIPSMEQAKIWIILMITYLMALGDFTHIVVGSVEVSYLVWAGEQTWHTFWLQFALPTLVGNIIGGSFIFALISHAQVRSDSGKPPSQLLKDEQPASPTQSKARE; translated from the coding sequence ATGAGCGATGCGCAAAGCGACAAGACCCCCGGCCTGTCGCCGGATGAGGAACAAGAGGTCAGCCATAACCAACCCCCCCGGGCCGCCGTGCTGCACGAGATCATCCGCGCCCAAGGCGATCAGGAGCTGGAACGCACGCTGGCCGCGCTGTGGTGGTCGGCTCTGGCCGCAGGCTTGACCATGGGCCTGTCCTTCATGGCCATGGGGCTTTTCTATTCGCGGCTGCCGGAAGGAGAAACAGCCCAGGTTATCGCCAGCCTCGGCTACAGCGCAGGGTTTCTTGCCGTGATCCTGGCGCGCCAGCAACTGTTCACCGAAAACACCCTGACAGCCGTGCTACCAGTCATGACTACACCAACCTTGGCCAATCTCGGGCGGTTGCTGAGGCTGTGGGGCGTGGTGCTTCTGGGTAACCTGGCAGGCACCCTGCTGGTCGCCTGGGTCATGCTCGAACTGCCGATCTTCGACGGCAAGACTGATGTGGCATTCCTCGAAGTTGGCCGCAAAGTGATGAAGAACGACATTAGCCAGATGTTCGCCAAAGGCATCGTCTCAGGCTGGATGATCGCCACCATGGTCTGGATGATCCCTTCCATGGAACAGGCCAAGATCTGGATCATCCTGATGATCACGTACCTGATGGCACTCGGCGACTTCACCCACATCGTCGTCGGCTCGGTGGAAGTGTCCTATCTGGTCTGGGCCGGCGAGCAGACCTGGCACACGTTCTGGCTGCAATTCGCGCTGCCGACCCTGGTTGGCAACATCATCGGTGGCAGTTTCATATTCGCGTTGATCAGCCACGCTCAAGTACGTAGCGACAGCGGCAAACCACCTTCGCAGCTATTAAAGGATGAACAACCCGCTTCACCCACCCAGAGCAAGGCCCGGGAATGA
- a CDS encoding UPF0149 family protein, with product MLPALSEKELDRLEDLLITYGNDYSVLNLAELNGFFTALASSPTHVIPEQWLPAVAGGKVPKFKKPAHEEAYTALMLRYAHQVAEQLADDLEGFEPVFEESEAEEGPAIIMEEWCFGYMRGTQVAAWGELPADQDALLKAISLHGLEDNFEVLDAMSFSELQACVPQVVAAAKGLYRYQRQQRH from the coding sequence ATGCTCCCCGCACTCAGCGAAAAAGAACTCGACCGTCTCGAAGACCTGCTGATTACTTACGGCAACGATTATTCGGTGCTCAACCTGGCCGAACTCAATGGTTTCTTCACTGCCCTGGCCAGTTCCCCGACCCACGTCATCCCCGAGCAATGGCTGCCAGCAGTGGCAGGCGGCAAGGTACCGAAATTCAAGAAACCCGCCCATGAAGAGGCCTACACGGCACTGATGCTGCGCTACGCCCACCAGGTAGCAGAGCAGTTGGCCGATGACCTCGAAGGCTTCGAGCCGGTCTTCGAAGAGAGCGAAGCCGAGGAAGGCCCCGCGATCATCATGGAAGAATGGTGCTTCGGTTACATGCGCGGCACCCAAGTCGCAGCCTGGGGTGAGCTGCCAGCCGACCAGGACGCGCTGCTCAAGGCCATCTCGCTGCATGGTCTGGAAGACAATTTCGAAGTGCTTGATGCCATGAGCTTCAGCGAGCTGCAAGCCTGTGTTCCGCAAGTGGTCGCGGCGGCGAAAGGCTTGTACCGGTATCAGCGCCAGCAGCGTCATTGA
- a CDS encoding diguanylate cyclase translates to MKDNQSGKGLSFVKRIYLPRIVGLGMGLLSVAAAIAPLSPPMWAWLLLLFNGLLWPHVAYQWARRSAAPYQAEQRNLLLDSLMGGFWTVAMQFNPLPTVTVLSMMTMNNVAAGGKRLVVHGALAQLTGMLLACALLGTGLQLNATPLQVYACLPMLTLYPLALGWVCYRLAIKLAEHKRRLSALSLTDSLTGLLNHGAWKDLLLVRFQACQQQPLAVIALIDIDHFKTINDTFGHVVGDCVLRQVSEELRHNLREGDQAGRYGGDEFCVILPGASEAQACQAMERLRERVASYRNPQLPHLKISLSIGLAAYQAEVASADHWLERADQALYSAKRHGRDQVNFATREGTPLRLAYPD, encoded by the coding sequence ATGAAGGACAACCAGAGCGGCAAGGGACTTTCTTTCGTCAAGCGCATCTACCTGCCGCGCATCGTCGGCTTGGGTATGGGCTTGCTAAGCGTGGCCGCCGCCATCGCGCCGCTGTCGCCACCGATGTGGGCCTGGCTATTATTGCTGTTCAACGGCCTTCTCTGGCCGCATGTCGCCTACCAATGGGCTCGACGCTCGGCGGCGCCTTACCAGGCCGAGCAGCGCAACCTGCTGCTGGACTCGCTGATGGGCGGCTTCTGGACCGTAGCCATGCAGTTCAACCCGCTGCCCACGGTCACCGTGTTGTCGATGATGACCATGAACAACGTGGCCGCCGGGGGTAAACGCCTGGTCGTACACGGCGCACTGGCCCAACTGACGGGCATGTTGCTGGCCTGCGCGCTGCTGGGCACCGGCCTGCAATTGAACGCTACGCCACTGCAGGTCTACGCCTGCCTGCCAATGCTGACCTTATACCCGCTGGCCCTGGGGTGGGTCTGCTACCGCCTGGCGATCAAATTGGCCGAACACAAGCGCCGTCTCAGCGCCTTGAGCCTCACCGACAGCCTGACCGGGCTGCTCAACCACGGTGCCTGGAAAGACCTGCTGCTGGTCCGCTTCCAGGCCTGCCAGCAGCAACCGCTGGCGGTGATTGCCCTGATCGACATCGACCACTTCAAGACCATCAACGACACCTTTGGCCATGTGGTCGGCGACTGTGTCCTGCGCCAGGTGAGCGAGGAGCTCAGGCACAACCTGCGCGAAGGCGACCAGGCCGGGCGCTATGGCGGTGACGAATTCTGTGTGATCCTGCCGGGCGCCAGCGAGGCCCAGGCCTGCCAAGCCATGGAGCGCCTGCGCGAGCGCGTTGCCAGCTACCGTAACCCGCAGTTGCCTCACCTGAAGATCAGCCTAAGTATTGGCCTGGCGGCATACCAGGCTGAAGTAGCGTCCGCCGATCACTGGCTTGAGCGGGCTGACCAGGCCCTCTACAGCGCGAAACGCCATGGCCGCGACCAGGTCAATTTCGCCACGCGCGAAGGCACACCGCTCAGGCTGGCCTATCCTGACTGA